In a genomic window of Arthrobacter woluwensis:
- a CDS encoding pyridoxal phosphate-dependent aminotransferase, translated as MAEFKQSTKLHNVLYDIRGPILEAAQQMEAEGHKILKLNIGNPAPFGFEAPDAILVDMIRHLPHAQGYSDSRGIFSARTAVSQYYQTRGIQNIGVDDIYLGNGVSELITLSLMALLNDGDEILIPTPDYPLWTASVSLAGGRPVHYLCVEEEGWAPDISDLESKITERTKGIVLINPNNPTGAVYSERTVRAIVELADKHGLVVFSDEIYEKILYDDAVHVNTAKIAGDDVLCLTFNGLSKAYRICGYRAGWMAISGPKAAAKDFLEGINLLANMRLCANVPGQHAIQTALGGYQSINDLILPGGRLLEQRNKAYELLNAIPGVSTEQAHGALYLFPKLDPEVYHIRDDEKFVLDLLREQKILVSHGRAFNWVRPDHFRMVTLPAVPDIEEAIGRMADFLSRYPGN; from the coding sequence ATGGCAGAATTCAAGCAGTCCACCAAGCTTCACAACGTCCTCTATGACATCCGGGGACCGATCCTTGAGGCTGCGCAGCAGATGGAGGCCGAGGGTCACAAGATCCTGAAGCTGAACATCGGAAATCCGGCGCCCTTCGGCTTCGAAGCGCCGGACGCGATCCTGGTGGACATGATCCGCCATCTGCCTCACGCCCAGGGGTACAGCGACTCCCGCGGCATCTTCTCCGCCCGCACCGCCGTCTCGCAGTATTACCAGACCCGCGGCATCCAGAACATCGGCGTGGATGACATCTACCTGGGCAACGGCGTCAGCGAGCTCATCACGCTCTCCCTCATGGCGCTGCTCAACGACGGCGACGAAATCCTGATCCCTACCCCGGACTACCCGCTGTGGACTGCGTCCGTCAGCCTCGCGGGCGGCCGCCCCGTCCATTACCTCTGTGTGGAGGAAGAGGGCTGGGCGCCGGACATCTCGGACCTCGAGTCCAAGATCACCGAACGCACCAAGGGCATCGTCCTCATCAACCCTAACAACCCCACGGGCGCCGTGTACTCCGAGCGCACCGTCCGGGCGATCGTCGAGCTCGCGGACAAGCACGGCCTCGTGGTCTTCTCCGACGAGATCTACGAGAAGATCCTCTACGACGACGCCGTGCACGTGAACACGGCCAAGATCGCGGGGGACGACGTCCTCTGCCTCACCTTCAACGGCTTGTCCAAGGCGTACCGCATCTGTGGTTACCGTGCCGGCTGGATGGCCATTTCGGGCCCGAAGGCCGCCGCCAAGGACTTCCTGGAGGGCATCAACCTCCTGGCCAATATGCGGCTGTGCGCCAACGTCCCGGGCCAGCACGCGATCCAGACTGCTCTGGGCGGGTACCAGAGCATCAACGATCTGATCCTGCCCGGCGGCCGCCTCCTCGAACAGCGGAACAAGGCGTACGAACTGCTCAACGCCATTCCCGGCGTGAGCACGGAACAGGCCCACGGCGCCCTGTATCTGTTCCCGAAACTGGACCCCGAGGTCTATCACATCCGGGATGACGAGAAGTTCGTCCTGGACCTCCTGCGGGAGCAGAAGATCCTGGTGTCGCACGGCCGCGCGTTCAACTGGGTCCGCCCGGATCACTTCCGCATGGTCACGCTTCCGGCGGTCCCCGACATCGAAGAGGCGATCGGGCGCATGGCCGATTTCCTGAGCCGGTATCCCGGCAACTGA
- a CDS encoding MarR family winged helix-turn-helix transcriptional regulator has translation MTFSGDEEGLGPASMYHAETTDPHQELVDRSGVSPEDLQQINRVMEALAALRTAENELSDASRRYMKLNESDMRALHYLIVARNQGIVATPGGIATHLGISTASTTKLLDRLERAGHVLRQAHPSDRRALAITVTEETRAAAMNTVGRQQARRFGVAAGLTPAEREVVIRFLQEMAQEITPSPEIWASATAE, from the coding sequence ATGACATTCTCTGGTGACGAGGAGGGCCTCGGACCCGCGTCCATGTATCACGCTGAGACCACCGATCCGCACCAGGAACTGGTCGACCGGTCGGGCGTGTCCCCCGAAGACCTCCAGCAGATCAACCGGGTCATGGAGGCGCTGGCGGCACTCCGCACAGCGGAAAACGAGTTGTCGGACGCCTCACGCCGCTATATGAAGCTCAATGAGTCCGATATGCGAGCGCTGCACTACTTGATCGTGGCTCGAAATCAGGGCATCGTTGCCACCCCGGGCGGCATCGCGACGCATCTGGGGATCTCCACCGCCTCGACCACGAAGCTCCTGGACCGGCTGGAACGAGCGGGACACGTGCTGCGCCAGGCGCACCCCAGCGATCGCCGGGCCCTGGCCATCACCGTCACCGAGGAGACCCGCGCGGCCGCGATGAACACGGTGGGCCGTCAGCAGGCGCGCCGGTTCGGCGTCGCGGCAGGGCTGACACCGGCCGAGCGGGAGGTCGTCATCCGCTTCCTGCAGGAGATGGCCCAGGAGATCACCCCGTCACCGGAGATCTGGGCATCCGCGACGGCGGAGTGA
- a CDS encoding 4-hydroxy-3-methylbut-2-enyl diphosphate reductase: protein MTSAAISVPMPSIPRKRRTREDVEAAAPVTAPKKVLLAAPRGYCAGVDRAVIAVEKALEHYGPPVYVRKQIVHNVHVVTSLEEKGAIFVEENDEVPEGALVIFSAHGVSPAVVQSAEDRGLRTIDATCPLVTKVHREAVRFAKDDYDILLIGHEGHEEVEGTAGEAPEHIQVVNGPHEVDQVTVRDPDKVIWLSQTTLSVDETMETVRLLRQKFPTLQDPPSDDICYATTNRQVAIKKVAPQADLVIVVGSANSSNSVRLVEVALEYGAKRSERVDYANQVDEAWFEGVATVGVTSGASVPEVLVQDVLRLLADYGYGDVQEVVTAEEDLLFSLPKELRATLKAAGDSSRALGGRGNRPLS, encoded by the coding sequence ATGACCTCGGCCGCCATCTCAGTGCCCATGCCCTCCATCCCGCGTAAGCGCCGGACCCGCGAGGATGTGGAGGCCGCTGCGCCCGTCACCGCGCCGAAGAAGGTTCTGCTGGCTGCGCCGCGCGGCTACTGCGCCGGCGTGGACCGTGCCGTGATCGCCGTCGAAAAGGCGCTGGAGCACTACGGTCCTCCCGTATATGTGCGCAAGCAGATCGTCCACAATGTGCACGTGGTGACCTCTCTCGAGGAGAAGGGCGCGATCTTCGTGGAGGAGAACGATGAGGTGCCCGAGGGTGCTCTGGTCATCTTCTCCGCCCATGGCGTTTCTCCGGCCGTGGTGCAGTCCGCCGAGGACCGTGGCCTGCGGACCATCGACGCGACGTGCCCGCTGGTCACCAAGGTTCACCGCGAGGCCGTCCGCTTCGCGAAGGACGATTACGACATCCTGCTCATCGGTCACGAAGGTCATGAGGAGGTCGAAGGCACCGCGGGTGAGGCTCCGGAGCACATTCAGGTCGTCAACGGGCCCCACGAGGTGGACCAGGTGACGGTCCGTGACCCGGACAAGGTCATCTGGCTCTCGCAGACCACCCTGAGCGTGGACGAGACCATGGAGACCGTGCGCCTGCTCCGCCAGAAGTTCCCGACTCTGCAGGACCCGCCCAGCGACGACATCTGCTACGCGACCACCAACCGCCAGGTGGCCATCAAGAAGGTCGCCCCGCAGGCCGACCTCGTGATCGTGGTCGGTTCGGCGAACTCCTCCAACTCCGTCCGCCTCGTCGAAGTGGCGCTGGAGTACGGCGCCAAGCGGTCCGAGCGCGTGGACTATGCGAACCAGGTCGATGAGGCATGGTTCGAAGGCGTGGCCACCGTCGGCGTCACCTCCGGTGCGTCGGTCCCCGAGGTCCTGGTGCAGGACGTCCTGCGTCTGTTGGCCGACTACGGGTACGGCGATGTCCAGGAAGTCGTGACGGCCGAGGAGGACCTGCTGTTCTCCCTCCCCAAGGAACTGCGCGCGACGCTCAAGGCGGCCGGCGATTCCAGCCGGGCCCTGGGCGGCCGCGGCAACCGACCCTTGAGCTGA
- a CDS encoding ABC transporter substrate-binding protein yields the protein MAPLRPSAVVRTVMAAAVLACLPAFTACTPGQPAPSPAVASAAPQRPVVVGALDTAEGALLAELYSGALRSAGVPSSVKLNVGGRAATLEALRSGRVQLVPAYTGSLLEALGGTTKDTGDDAVKTGINAALRKPLALLDASGAQDREVVAVTKVTAEKYQLRTLEDLGKVCSQTVFAAAADFSGGPYGSQALKTAYSCTPKRVITYGMTSGPDGGPSLPNSDAQPNAALPQPLKSLLEDEAQVAVLLSTDPAIVDNDLVVLEDNRKALLPEQVVPVVDEAALPDRARDAVNNVSRTLTVDDLVTMNRAIRGDQARTPHDVALSWLKERGITG from the coding sequence ATGGCCCCGCTGCGTCCGTCTGCCGTCGTCCGGACCGTGATGGCCGCCGCCGTTCTGGCCTGCCTGCCGGCCTTCACCGCCTGCACGCCCGGACAGCCCGCCCCGAGCCCGGCCGTGGCGAGCGCCGCGCCCCAGCGGCCCGTCGTCGTCGGTGCGCTGGACACGGCGGAAGGCGCGCTTCTCGCGGAGCTGTACTCCGGCGCACTCCGCTCGGCCGGGGTGCCGAGCAGCGTGAAGCTCAATGTCGGCGGACGCGCCGCGACGCTGGAAGCCCTCCGCTCCGGCAGGGTGCAACTGGTCCCGGCCTACACCGGCAGCCTCCTGGAAGCGCTGGGCGGCACCACCAAGGACACTGGCGACGACGCGGTGAAGACGGGGATCAACGCCGCCTTGCGCAAGCCCCTGGCCCTCCTGGACGCCTCAGGCGCGCAGGACCGTGAGGTCGTGGCCGTCACCAAGGTGACGGCCGAGAAGTACCAGCTCAGGACGCTGGAGGATCTGGGGAAGGTCTGCTCGCAGACGGTGTTCGCCGCGGCGGCGGATTTCAGTGGCGGACCCTACGGCTCCCAGGCGCTGAAGACCGCGTATTCCTGCACGCCCAAGCGCGTGATCACCTATGGCATGACGAGCGGACCCGACGGCGGACCGTCGCTCCCGAACTCTGACGCTCAGCCCAATGCGGCGCTCCCGCAGCCGCTCAAGTCGCTCCTCGAGGACGAGGCTCAGGTGGCGGTCTTGCTCAGCACCGATCCCGCGATCGTGGACAACGACCTGGTGGTCCTGGAGGACAACCGCAAGGCGCTGCTGCCGGAGCAGGTCGTGCCCGTGGTGGACGAGGCCGCGTTGCCGGACCGGGCTCGGGACGCCGTCAACAACGTGTCGCGAACTCTCACCGTGGACGATCTGGTGACCATGAACCGGGCCATCCGGGGTGACCAGGCCCGCACGCCGCACGATGTCGCCCTCTCCTGGCTGAAAGAGAGGGGGATCACAGGGTAG
- a CDS encoding exodeoxyribonuclease VII small subunit, with protein MAEKTTTAPDVTALSYEEAREELLLVVQRLEAGGSTLEDSLALWERGEALAARCEEWLEGARARLKAAQPDAEV; from the coding sequence ATGGCCGAGAAGACCACCACCGCACCGGACGTGACCGCTCTCAGCTACGAGGAGGCCCGTGAAGAACTGCTCCTCGTGGTGCAGCGCCTGGAGGCCGGTGGAAGCACCCTGGAGGACTCGCTGGCGCTCTGGGAGCGCGGCGAGGCTCTGGCCGCACGCTGCGAGGAGTGGCTGGAAGGCGCCCGCGCCCGGCTCAAGGCCGCCCAGCCGGACGCCGAGGTCTGA
- the xseA gene encoding exodeoxyribonuclease VII large subunit, giving the protein MSEPQDSLAALPATAGETSPDNPWPLRLLSEKLKAHIDRTPMAWVEGQIIELNHRGSASYLTLRDVDAEVSLPASIWANNLNRLDATLERGSRVVAQLKPEFWLKTGRLNMSVRDIRPVGLGDLLARIERLRQALAAEGLFADELKRPLPYLPHRIGLITGRDSDAKKDVLRNAALRWPAVEFDVREVAVQGVTAVGQVTAALAELDADPDVDVIVIARGGGSLEDLLPFSNEELIRAVSRTTTPVVSAIGHEADQPLLDYVADLRASTPTDAAKRIVPDVAEELAGLAYARDQMRRVIHQRVDRESERLEQLRSRPVLAQPLTMVDSRAEELRRLRQTSTTALTSALARGQDQITHLQAQLLALSPQKTLDRGYAVVHLEGGEDSGAIVRDPAQTEGGRDLLIRVAGGKFAAQATTRASSGTTTRARKSTQQDKTTQQKKPGSDTASQDVRN; this is encoded by the coding sequence ATGAGTGAACCGCAGGACAGCCTTGCGGCCCTGCCCGCCACCGCGGGCGAGACCTCCCCGGACAACCCCTGGCCCCTGCGCCTCCTGTCGGAGAAGCTCAAGGCCCACATCGACCGGACGCCCATGGCGTGGGTCGAGGGCCAGATCATCGAGCTGAACCACCGCGGCAGCGCCTCGTATCTGACCCTGCGCGACGTCGACGCCGAAGTCTCGCTCCCGGCATCCATCTGGGCGAACAACCTCAACCGGCTGGACGCCACCCTGGAGCGCGGCTCCCGCGTGGTGGCCCAGCTCAAGCCGGAGTTCTGGCTCAAGACGGGCCGCCTGAACATGTCCGTGCGGGACATCCGCCCCGTAGGCCTGGGCGATCTGCTCGCCAGGATCGAACGGCTGCGGCAGGCCCTGGCCGCCGAGGGCCTGTTCGCCGACGAGCTGAAGCGGCCCCTCCCCTACCTGCCGCACCGGATCGGACTCATCACCGGCCGGGACTCAGACGCCAAGAAGGACGTGCTCCGGAACGCCGCGCTCCGCTGGCCGGCGGTCGAATTCGACGTGCGCGAGGTCGCCGTCCAGGGCGTCACGGCCGTCGGCCAGGTCACCGCCGCCCTTGCCGAGCTGGATGCCGACCCCGACGTGGACGTCATCGTCATCGCACGCGGTGGCGGTTCGCTGGAGGACCTGCTCCCGTTCAGCAATGAGGAGCTCATCCGGGCCGTGAGCCGCACGACCACACCGGTGGTCAGCGCCATCGGGCACGAAGCGGACCAGCCTCTGCTGGACTACGTGGCCGATCTGCGTGCGTCGACCCCCACCGATGCCGCTAAACGGATCGTTCCGGACGTCGCCGAGGAACTCGCGGGTCTCGCCTACGCCCGGGACCAGATGCGCCGCGTCATCCACCAGCGCGTGGACCGCGAGTCCGAGCGCCTGGAACAGCTCCGCTCGCGCCCGGTGCTGGCGCAGCCTCTGACCATGGTGGACTCACGGGCCGAGGAGCTCCGGCGCCTCCGCCAGACGTCCACGACGGCGCTCACTTCCGCCCTGGCGCGCGGTCAGGATCAGATCACCCACCTCCAGGCTCAGCTGCTCGCGCTGTCGCCGCAGAAGACGCTCGACCGCGGGTACGCCGTCGTGCATCTGGAAGGCGGCGAGGATTCCGGGGCGATCGTCCGGGACCCGGCACAGACCGAGGGCGGGCGGGACCTGCTCATCCGCGTCGCCGGAGGCAAGTTCGCGGCACAGGCGACCACTCGGGCTTCGTCCGGGACCACCACCCGCGCCCGCAAGAGCACCCAGCAGGACAAGACCACCCAGCAGAAGAAGCCCGGAAGCGACACCGCTTCCCAGGACGTGAGGAACTGA
- a CDS encoding PhzF family phenazine biosynthesis protein, with the protein MSRRFRQVDVFGTSPLGGNPVAVVLDGEGMTTEEMVRFTAWTNLSECTFVLPPTTDEAEYRVRIFAPGSECPFAGHPTLGTARAWLDAGGVPKTPGVIVQECGAGLIQVREEEGLLAFSAPGLIRGGEVEESYLQDVVEILGIERDDVVEARWIDNGPGWVGVLLADDRAVVNLQPNASRHPGRWDIGVLGPCADGDQDAFEVRGFFSDGLGGPLMEDPVTGSLNASASQWMIETGRATPPFTNRQGGCMDRDGRVHLKDVDGELWVGGTAEVVFSGEYRG; encoded by the coding sequence ATGAGCAGGCGTTTCAGGCAAGTGGATGTTTTCGGCACGTCACCACTGGGTGGTAACCCGGTGGCCGTGGTGCTCGACGGCGAGGGGATGACCACCGAGGAGATGGTCCGCTTCACCGCCTGGACCAACTTGTCCGAGTGCACCTTCGTCCTGCCGCCCACCACCGACGAAGCGGAGTACCGTGTCCGGATCTTTGCCCCGGGTTCCGAGTGTCCCTTCGCGGGTCACCCGACGCTCGGAACGGCACGGGCCTGGCTGGATGCCGGCGGGGTGCCGAAGACGCCCGGGGTCATCGTGCAGGAGTGCGGCGCCGGTCTGATCCAGGTCCGAGAAGAAGAGGGCCTGCTGGCTTTCTCGGCCCCGGGTCTGATCCGTGGCGGTGAAGTGGAGGAGTCCTATCTGCAGGACGTCGTGGAGATCCTGGGCATCGAGCGCGACGACGTGGTCGAGGCCCGGTGGATCGACAACGGTCCCGGGTGGGTGGGAGTCCTCCTGGCGGACGACCGCGCCGTGGTCAACCTTCAGCCGAATGCGAGCCGTCATCCCGGACGATGGGACATCGGTGTCCTCGGCCCGTGCGCCGACGGTGACCAGGATGCGTTCGAAGTGCGGGGCTTCTTCTCCGACGGGCTCGGCGGCCCCTTGATGGAAGACCCGGTGACCGGCAGCCTCAACGCGTCGGCATCCCAGTGGATGATCGAGACCGGTCGCGCGACGCCTCCGTTCACCAACCGGCAGGGCGGCTGCATGGACCGGGACGGCCGCGTGCACCTCAAGGACGTCGACGGCGAGCTGTGGGTCGGCGGCACCGCCGAAGTGGTCTTCAGCGGAGAGTATCGCGGCTGA
- a CDS encoding polyphosphate kinase 2 family protein — translation MASKKSLVDFTKDPAKTLKVKEGFALADVDPDSSPGFPGRKSDGAAHLERQDALLEGLQERLFAASKGGAPDRVLLVLQAMDTAGKGGIVSHVVGAMDPQGVRLKAFKAPTEEEKSHDFLWRIEKEVPGAGMVGVFDRSHYEDVLIHRVHGWADDAELERRYAAINEFEERLIAEGTRVVKVMLHISKDEQKERLLARLEDPAKHWKYSTGDLKERGFWEDYQAAFQAMFEKTSTAAAPWYVVPANKKWYARIAVQQLLIDALEDIDPQWPAADFDVAEQIAAVEAS, via the coding sequence ATGGCGTCGAAGAAGAGCCTGGTGGACTTCACGAAAGATCCTGCGAAGACCTTGAAGGTGAAGGAGGGCTTCGCTCTCGCGGACGTCGATCCTGACTCCTCCCCGGGATTCCCGGGCCGGAAGAGCGACGGCGCCGCACACCTCGAGCGGCAGGACGCCCTGCTGGAGGGGCTGCAGGAGCGGCTGTTCGCGGCGTCCAAGGGCGGCGCCCCGGATCGGGTGCTCCTGGTGCTGCAGGCCATGGACACCGCGGGCAAGGGCGGCATCGTCAGCCACGTGGTGGGCGCGATGGATCCGCAGGGTGTGCGTCTGAAGGCGTTCAAGGCCCCCACGGAGGAGGAGAAGTCCCACGACTTCCTGTGGCGCATCGAGAAGGAGGTGCCCGGCGCCGGGATGGTCGGTGTCTTCGACCGCTCCCACTATGAGGACGTGCTCATTCATCGTGTGCACGGCTGGGCCGATGACGCCGAGCTGGAACGCCGCTACGCCGCGATCAACGAGTTCGAGGAACGCCTCATCGCGGAAGGCACGCGCGTGGTCAAGGTCATGCTCCACATCTCCAAGGACGAGCAGAAGGAACGCCTGCTCGCCCGGCTGGAGGATCCTGCCAAGCACTGGAAGTACAGCACCGGGGACCTGAAGGAGCGCGGTTTCTGGGAGGACTACCAGGCCGCCTTCCAGGCCATGTTCGAGAAGACGTCCACCGCGGCGGCGCCGTGGTACGTGGTCCCGGCGAACAAGAAGTGGTACGCCCGCATCGCCGTCCAGCAGTTGCTCATCGACGCGCTGGAGGACATCGATCCGCAGTGGCCGGCCGCCGACTTCGACGTGGCGGAGCAGATCGCCGCGGTCGAGGCCTCCTGA
- a CDS encoding MMPL family transporter, producing the protein MQRTQEQPLREGVAPPSPSATRTPARWIRILLPALLIVGWLVAGSVGGPYFGKVDEVSSNDQTTYLPSSAEATQVQQLLPAFNEPDRIPAIVLFTADSALTQDQTTRISAALQDLKGPQGVAGDISPAIPSEDGKAVQAFVSIDSTSEVGAVVEELRQDLRQNTPSGVSVQVTGPAGFTADLLEGFSGIDGLLLAVSLIAVLIILVVVYRSFLLPLAVLLSSVFALCVALLTVWWLAKAGVLLLNGQTQGILFILVIGAATDYSLLYVSRYRDELARGHERWAASRTALRRSLEPIAASGGTVIAGLLCLLLSDLKSNSALGPVAAIGIVFAMLSALTFLPALLYVMGRAAFWPRRPRAVDDDADPASAPTRRTVWDRLAVAIRRRPRLIWSSTVVLLVAACFGLGGLQASGVPQSDLVLGASEARDGQKALGEHFPGGSGSPALLVVPADRWTDAAAIASREPGVQSVSVSSKDAPGGSIPWTPPGEKPAGTAQGGASQGGAPQAAKATPTEADGRVLLQATLRDAPDSQAAEDTVVALRNAVGREVPGSLVGGVTATALDTNTASVHDRNLIIPVVLGVIFVILGLLLRSIVAPLLLILSTVLSFGAALGVSALVFNHVLHFPGADASVPLYGFVFLVALGIDYNIFLMSRVREEMKKHGSREGLLRGLKATGGVITSAGLVLAATFAALGVIPILFLAQIAFIVAFGVLLDTFVVRSLLVPAVSYELGRWIWWPSRWSRKR; encoded by the coding sequence ATGCAGCGGACCCAGGAACAACCTCTCCGAGAGGGCGTGGCGCCCCCATCTCCGAGCGCCACGAGGACTCCGGCGCGCTGGATCAGGATCCTCCTGCCGGCGTTGCTGATCGTCGGCTGGCTCGTGGCCGGAAGTGTCGGAGGCCCGTATTTCGGCAAGGTGGACGAGGTCTCCTCCAACGACCAGACCACGTACCTGCCGTCCTCGGCGGAGGCCACTCAGGTCCAGCAGCTGCTGCCCGCCTTCAATGAGCCAGACCGGATCCCCGCGATCGTCCTGTTCACCGCGGACTCGGCGCTCACCCAGGACCAGACCACGAGAATCTCCGCGGCGCTCCAGGACCTGAAGGGGCCTCAGGGTGTCGCGGGGGACATCTCCCCGGCGATCCCGTCGGAGGACGGGAAAGCGGTCCAGGCGTTCGTGAGCATCGACTCGACGTCAGAGGTCGGCGCCGTGGTCGAGGAGTTGCGCCAGGACCTGCGTCAGAACACGCCCTCCGGGGTCAGCGTTCAGGTGACGGGGCCGGCAGGGTTCACCGCGGATCTCCTGGAAGGCTTCTCCGGGATCGACGGGCTGCTGCTGGCGGTCTCCCTGATCGCCGTGCTGATCATCCTGGTGGTCGTCTACCGTTCCTTCCTGTTGCCGCTGGCGGTGCTCCTGAGCAGTGTCTTCGCCTTGTGCGTGGCCCTGCTGACCGTCTGGTGGCTTGCGAAAGCCGGCGTGCTGCTGCTCAACGGCCAGACGCAGGGCATCCTGTTCATCCTGGTCATCGGCGCGGCCACCGACTACTCACTGCTCTACGTGTCCCGCTACCGGGACGAACTGGCCCGTGGCCACGAGCGCTGGGCCGCCTCTCGCACGGCTCTGCGCCGCTCTCTCGAGCCGATCGCGGCGTCCGGCGGTACCGTCATCGCCGGTCTGCTGTGTCTTCTGCTGAGTGACCTGAAGTCCAACAGCGCCCTCGGTCCGGTGGCGGCGATCGGCATCGTCTTCGCGATGCTGTCGGCTCTGACGTTCCTTCCCGCGCTGCTCTACGTCATGGGCAGGGCCGCGTTCTGGCCGCGCCGCCCGCGTGCCGTGGACGACGACGCCGACCCAGCCTCGGCGCCCACGCGCCGGACCGTCTGGGACCGCCTCGCCGTGGCCATCCGGCGTCGTCCGCGGCTGATCTGGAGCAGCACGGTGGTGCTCCTGGTCGCCGCCTGCTTCGGGCTGGGCGGGCTGCAGGCGTCCGGCGTGCCGCAGTCGGATCTCGTCCTGGGGGCGTCCGAGGCCCGGGATGGCCAGAAGGCCTTGGGGGAGCACTTCCCCGGAGGGTCAGGCAGCCCCGCGCTGCTGGTCGTTCCCGCGGATCGCTGGACCGATGCCGCCGCCATCGCGTCCCGGGAGCCGGGAGTCCAGTCGGTGAGCGTGAGTTCCAAGGACGCCCCAGGCGGGTCGATTCCGTGGACCCCGCCGGGGGAGAAGCCAGCCGGAACAGCGCAGGGTGGTGCCTCGCAGGGCGGCGCCCCGCAGGCCGCCAAGGCCACCCCGACCGAGGCCGACGGCCGCGTGCTGCTCCAGGCGACGCTCCGGGACGCCCCGGATTCGCAGGCCGCGGAGGACACCGTGGTGGCACTGAGGAACGCGGTGGGCCGGGAGGTCCCGGGGAGTCTGGTGGGCGGCGTCACCGCCACCGCCCTGGACACCAACACCGCCTCGGTCCACGACCGGAATCTCATCATCCCCGTGGTGCTCGGGGTGATCTTCGTGATCCTGGGTCTGCTGTTGCGCTCGATCGTGGCGCCGCTGCTCCTGATCCTGAGCACGGTGCTGTCCTTCGGCGCCGCTCTGGGGGTGTCGGCTCTGGTGTTCAACCACGTGTTGCACTTCCCCGGAGCGGACGCGTCGGTGCCCCTCTACGGGTTCGTGTTCCTCGTGGCACTCGGCATCGACTACAACATCTTCCTCATGAGCAGGGTGCGGGAGGAGATGAAGAAGCACGGCTCCCGGGAGGGACTGCTCCGCGGGCTGAAGGCGACGGGCGGGGTGATCACCTCGGCAGGTCTGGTGCTGGCAGCGACCTTCGCGGCGCTTGGCGTGATCCCGATCCTCTTCCTGGCCCAGATCGCCTTCATCGTGGCCTTCGGTGTGCTGCTGGACACCTTCGTGGTCCGGTCGCTGCTGGTGCCGGCAGTCAGTTACGAGCTGGGCCGGTGGATCTGGTGGCCTTCGCGCTGGTCGCGGAAGCGGTGA